The nucleotide sequence CGGGCCGGCCGAATATGCAATGGGACCTGTACCTGAGGTTGATCCGGAGCTTCCCATACCCGGAACGGCTTCCGATATTTAAAGAACGAGGGGAGGAGGGTGGTTTTATTCCTGTTTAGCTTCTATATTGCCGCTTTTGACACCTATTAACCGGAGCATAAGGATATTTGATCAACCAAAATCTGTCATTCACTAATTCAAAAATCAAAATGGCAAAAAAAACCAGAAATCTTGTTTTATACGGTGTTATCCTGGTTATTTCAATTATATTTTATTTGACTTTTAACCTGATAAGGGAGACGGGTTCTGACTTTGATAAAAGCCTTATTAATCAACATCTCGATATTGATGTTACTTTTTCTGAAAAATACAGACCGCAATTTCACTACACTCCGAGAATCAACTGGATGAATGATCCCAACGGTCTGGTTTATTATGAAGGGAGATATCATCTGTTTCATCAATACAATCCATTTGGAAATAGATGGGGGTATATGAGCTGGAACCATGCTGTAAGTTATGATCTTGTACATTGGGAGCATAGGCCTGTTGCCATTCCATACGGAAAAGAGGAAGAAGAGGCCATTTTCTCAGGCAGTGCAGTAGTCGATCAAAACAACACTACAGGCTTTAGTGATGGAGACCGTCCTCCGCTGGTTGCAATTTACACTAGTCACTACACAAGGGCTGATGGATCAACCTGGCAGGCACAGTCGTTGGCATATAGCGTTGATGGTGGAGAAACCTTCACTAAATATAAGGAGAATCCTGTAATTGAATTTGACGATCCTGATTTTCGCGATCCCAAAGTGATGTGGATGGAAAATACTGAACAGTGGGTTATGGTGGTAGCTCTCCCGCGTCAACATAAAGTACAGTTTTATGCATCCGATAATCTTAAAGACTGGACGTTTTTAAGTGATTTTGGGCCTGCAGGTGCCACCGGCGGAATTTGGGAGTGTCCTGATTTTTTTCCACTCGCAGTGGATGGCAATCCTGATAATATAAAATGGGTTCTTCATGTGGATATAAGTCCGGGATCGATTGCTGGAGGTTCTGGATCTCAATTTTTTATAGGGGACTGGGATGGAGAAAAATTTATCCCTGATGAGACCATTGCAGGGGGGGAGGTTATATGGGTTGATTATGGAACCGATTTCTATGCTGCAATAACCTGGAGTGACATTCCTGAAGAAGATGGTCGAAGAATATGGGTAGGCTGGATGAATAACTGGATGTATGCTAATCGCATTCCTACTTATCCCTGGCGAAGTGCCCAGTCGATACCACGATCAATTCACTTAGTAACCGTTAACGGAGAGATACAGGCTGTTCAAAGGCCAGTTAAGGAGCTGGAAGTTCTGCGCAATAATAATGTACAACTTG is from Marinilabiliales bacterium and encodes:
- a CDS encoding glycoside hydrolase family 32 protein gives rise to the protein MINQNLSFTNSKIKMAKKTRNLVLYGVILVISIIFYLTFNLIRETGSDFDKSLINQHLDIDVTFSEKYRPQFHYTPRINWMNDPNGLVYYEGRYHLFHQYNPFGNRWGYMSWNHAVSYDLVHWEHRPVAIPYGKEEEEAIFSGSAVVDQNNTTGFSDGDRPPLVAIYTSHYTRADGSTWQAQSLAYSVDGGETFTKYKENPVIEFDDPDFRDPKVMWMENTEQWVMVVALPRQHKVQFYASDNLKDWTFLSDFGPAGATGGIWECPDFFPLAVDGNPDNIKWVLHVDISPGSIAGGSGSQFFIGDWDGEKFIPDETIAGGEVIWVDYGTDFYAAITWSDIPEEDGRRIWVGWMNNWMYANRIPTYPWRSAQSIPRSIHLVTVNGEIQAVQRPVKELEVLRNNNVQLENIEVSSGELLLSREGISGKAYEIIIEMEPGSSEVVGLKLRVGDNEETLVGYDRLRRTVFVDRTRSGEDGFHRRFGQRNDAPARLIDGKIRLQIFVDWSSVEVFVNDGEAVITNRIFPDSNSQDVIFYSDGGTANITKMDFWTLNSIWK